The following nucleotide sequence is from Synechococcus sp. KORDI-52.
CAACGAACAATTAAACGCAGCAAAAATCTGACTGCAGATGAAATCAAAGGTTTACAGACGGCCAGCGATGAAACCATCCGGATGAGACACATTCTTGACGATCTGTTGGATCTTTCCAGAAGTGATTCAGGGAAACTCTCCATTGAAAACGAGCAGGTCTGCCTGGTGGAGAAGCTTGAGCAAGTGGAATCACTTGCACGCAACACCATTCCCCGCACATTTCAGCTGGAGCTCCCTCACAACAAAGAACTGATCGCGCAAGCCGACCCGGAGAGGCTTCAACAGGTGCTGCTCGACCTCATCGAGAATGCTCATAAGTACTCACCGGAAGACAGACCGATCAAGTTGGTGCTGCGGGAGGACGCTGAAGGGCCAGCCATCGATGTCATTGATCAAGGCATCGGAATTCCTGCCGAGGAACTCGAACTGGTGTTTCAACGCTTCCAACGCGCGAGCAATGCCCCCCACAAAACAGGAACAGGACTCGGACTGTCTCTGGTTCGGGTGTTTGTGGAGGGAATGGGCGGCACAATTGAAGTCAAGAGCTGCCTCGGAGTAGGCAGTTGCTTCACGGTGCATCTGAACCCATGATTACGTTTCTGGTGTTTTGCTCACTGTTGATCCCAGTGAACCTATGGGCGGCCATCACGCCCCACATGCACAGTGATCTTTCGATGCGGATCTTGCATGGCCTGTGCACCCTTGTCTTGATCCCCTTGCTGTGGACGCTGTGGGATCAAAGGAGATGGCTGAAACCTGTTCCCTCACTGATGCTGGCCCTCTTTGCGGTGGTGATGGTTGTGGTGAACAGCTGGATCACGGCCATGGGCATGGGTGTGGAATTTGGTTGGCTCGATCATCTTTTTCTGGCCCTTTCAGAAATCGCTCTCGCTGTTTTCTTTCTGACAGCTCCGCAGGAGACAACCGCTTAATGCCACGTTCAGCCCACAGCCGAGGTGCTGACGGTGGGTCCATCGAGTCTGGTGCTCTGTACCAGCGTCAACTGCAGGAGGGGCAGTTCCGATGGTTGGGTGAGCTGAAAATAGCCCACGTCATCCAAAACGACACGATTCTGATACTGGCTGCCAACCCGAATTCGTCCGTTTAAATCAAAGGCTGGACCACAGCGCATTAAGACTGTGCCTCGCCAGATCGGCGATGGTGCAGGGCCCAGGCTGTAGAGCAGAGGCGCAGATCCATTTTTTGGTTGGATCAGTAGTTTCGGTTGGCGACCAGCAAGCGAACAGGGCCATTGGGCAGAAGGATCAGGGTCGATTTACCAGGACGAGGCGTGCTCCAGATCGCCTTTCACCAGATCGAGCGAACGCCGCTGCCACTGCTTCAATGTCGTCCGTTTCGCCAGAGTGATGCCGTGACGGGTTTCTGAATACAACAACATAAGGGCCACTCCACAGATCAGACACCCCAACACAACCGCAAGCATCAACTCCACAAGGGTGAAACCGTGATCGCAGTGAGACCTACGCCTACACATCATTGGGGTGGCACAGCGCACTGTTCAAAACACCACCTGGATCTCCCCGATAAACACCAGTCCTGCTGATCCCAAGTGGTAGACCAATCACGAGACACAACGCCTGGGGATCGCTGGGGTGAGACAACATCACCAAACCACCATCAAGCACCAAACCTGCTGCTGAAACGAACGGCATCCGGCAGGTTGGATCGCAACTGCAGCTCTTCAACGCCAAGCTCGTGCAGGGTTGTTGTCGCCAGCCGGCACGGCGGAAGCTGCCCCTGCAGCGGAGCCTGCCAACCCGACAGACCGAGCCGTAAGGCACAGGGCTGACGATCACGTCGAGCGGCAATCCGACCCCGGTCCAACCCCACCTGCACGCGACGCAGGCTGGTTTCCAGCATCAAACGCTGCTTCAGCGCCATGGTGCTGGGCATCGACAAGCTCGCCAGGCCCCCCAGCAAAGCAACAGCCACGAGACACTCCAGCAGGGTGAATCCACCACCCCGATCGACATCAACGAAATCAGCTGGCATCGGCACCCTCGCGAGCACAGTGGCCCAATCCAGCTGGAGTGAACAACTGGCTTCGCATCAACAGCTGGGAAGCCGAATGATCCGCAGCCCTCACAGCGAACCAGAGGCCATCCAAAGCAGGTTCAAATGTCCAAGACAGCGAAAGTTGAGGGTCGGCGGGCAAATCGGTGACAACATTGACAACCGCTTCACGGTTCCAACGACAGAGGGGATCCACAAGCGACGACGTCGCGAGACGGCGACAGGTGATCAACAGCCGTTGCTCTACCAAGAGATGCTTGTGCTCGAAATCATCCGCAGTGGCGACAGCGTGGCTGACGCGCGACCAGCCCTGAAGGGACACCTGACTGGACACGCCAAGAATCACAGCGGAAACAACAACCTCCGAAAGCGTCATGGCATCCAACCCAGTTCCAGACGACTTTGACGTCCATCACTCCACAACAGCTGCAAGGTCCCCCCATGGCCTCCATGAGGTTGCCAATGCAACAGTTGCCATTGGCGGTCCTGAACAAGACCAGATTGAAGCGCTGAGCGAGATGCAGCAGGACACACAACTGAAGCCTTCCACTCCGACGAGGGATACAACAACAGGCAGGCGTTAGGACCAACCGCCTGCTGCTGAAACAGCATCACGACCGAGCGCTCTGCATCGCGCAGCTGCGCAGTCATCAGCGCTTGACGACTGCGCTGTTGTCCCTGAGAGGCGAGCATCTGCAACGACAGGCTGCTGAGCAGCAGCACTGCAGAGGTGGCGAGCACAAGCGGCAAGGCAAAACCACGCTGCTGTGGATCAGGTCGCATACCAGTTCAACGAACACGTCATGAAGCATTCCCCGCCTGGAAACCGCACTAAAATGACTCTGACGCAAATCATCCTGTGGGAAGAGAAGGCAGACGTCTATTGATCGTTGATGACGATCCTGAGCTTTTGCGTATCCTCGTGGAAACGATGGAAAACGAAGGCTATAGCTGCGTCGGTTGCGACAACGGACAAGATGCCCTGATGCATGTCCGGAAACAAACGTTTGATTTACTTGTACTCGACTGGACAATGCCGGATTTCACAGGCCTGGAAATCTGTAGACGTCTCAGAAAGACAAGCGACATCACGCCAATTTTGATGCTCACCGCAAGGGACGGCATTGATGAAAGAGTGGAAGCACTCGACAGTGGCGTCGACGACTATCTGACCAAACCATTCAACATCAAGGAACTGAAAGCGAGGGTAAGATCTGCACTGAGAAGAGTGGACTATGATCAGGAAACACAAGAGGAAACAAGCAGGCTCCAGCTGGGAAACCTTGAGATCAACCTGCTTGAACGAAGTGTAAAACGATTAGAAAAAAGCATCAAACTATCAAACAGGGAATTCGATCTTTTACATTTCCTTGTAAAAAATAAGGATCAAGTCCAAAGTAGAGAATCAATCCTCAGAAACGTCTGGGGAGACCCATTCGACGGGGACCCCAACACGCTCGATGTCTACATGGGGTATCTCAGAAAAAAGCTAGACATCCATGGCGAACCACAACTCCTTCTCACGGTTCGCGGAGTGGGCTTTATGGCGACTCAAGGGGCATCGAAGTCCTAAATTTCAGCTGAACATCACCGCCTCCGGCTTGAACATTGTCTATCACCAACATCCCGTTCATCAACATCATTAAGTCGTTAACAATTGCCAGACCCATCCCACTGCCTCGCGTTCCAATCGACGTCGTACCACGGACGAAACGCTGCAACACATTGTCACGCTCCTTCTCAGGGATACCCTTGCCTTGATCAATCACATGGAAGACGACATACTCGTGATGAATTGACAGGGCCATATCAACGAACCCACTCGAATATCGCAACGCGTTCTCCACCAGTGCGGCCAAACACTGGTGCAATCGTTGCTCATCTGCATGGATCATCGGAACAACAGTTTGCGTTGGAGCAGCCAGGCGAATCCGATGGGGCGAAAGACCTTGCAATCGCTCAAATGCATGAATCTGAAACAGTTCAGGATCGATCAGCTCTATAGACAATGCGAGCCGCCCTGCATCAACACGAGCAAAATCAAGCATCACATTGAGAAGGTCTGCCAAACGATGTGATTCCGCAAGGATTAAATCGATTGATGATTGCGTGCTGCATGGAGCCTCCTCCAAAAGTCTCTCGGCACTGCTTGTAAGAACGGTGATGGGAGTGCGGAGCTCATGGGCAACTCCGTCCACGAACTGACGCTCCCGCTGCCAAGACGAAGACAAGCGGGATTGAAGATCATTGAATGCATGAACAATGTGTTGAAATTCAGATGGATGAAGCTTAAGATCAATCAAACGAGAGCCAAGAGAATCAGCTTCAACACAGTCCATTTCACGCGATAAGTCATTCAACGGGATGACCAAGCCACGCCAAATCACAAGGCGCAACAAGAGCGCAGCGACCAAAACAGAAGCTGACGCCGTAAAAATCATCATGTTGAGAACAGCTTGATGAGACTTGTTGAAATCCGAAGCGTTTTCAGTAACCCTTAAAAAAGAATTTGAACCATCAGATGGGAGGGGCGAAACACTGGTAATCCAAACAGCGCCTTTTGGGCCGGTGTACATCGAAGGCGCCGAAGTTTCAGCATCTCTTAACAATTCCGCCCGGAAGCCCAAGGGGGAGACAATTGGCAGGGTTAACGATTGACGAATCAAACCACGCCTCACGCTGGAGACAAGATGCTGGTGGTGTTGGAGGCTTTCAGCCTCAAGAGCCGTTTTGCTCACCGCAAAAAGGATGGCGTAGCCGCCAAAAAAGACCAACAGACAGGTGGACTGAATCCAGATTTTCAGAGAAGGCAGACGAAGGGCCAACGCAGATCGTCCCCTAAACGAGCTCTTAGGGTTTATAGGGCAATCTCAAGAAACTTTCATTCCAGTTTTATGGTCAAGCCAACAAGCAGACGATAGGTTTACATGGCATCAATAGATGTACTCTGCAAAGCATCTGTTTCAACCCCATTTGAATCATGACTCAGGTCAGGACCAACCTGCAAAAAAGCCTCCTTCAAAGGCTCACCAAACTCAAAGCCAGAAATAGTAAAAGTCTGATTCAGAAGGGATTTACGCTCATCGAACTTCTGATAGTTGTGATCATTCTGGGTGTCTTAGCAGCAGTTGTCTTCCCGAGCCTCTTAGATGCTGCAGACCAAGCCAAAATCAATGCTGCAGAAGCTGCTGTTAAGGGTGCAGGAACCGGCTGTGCTGCCTCACTGATTACCGGCGACACCTTCACGACACCAACGAACGTCACTGGTACCTGCAGTAGTACAGCGACTTTCACATCAGATACGGCAGCTTTCGATGTTGACACAGCCGCTGTTGCAACAGTGAGCGGAACTTCGGTGACGATAACTACGAATGCTGCCATCAGTAACTAAAGGTTTTATAAAAACCTGCTCGGAACCTAAGCCCTGCCATTCGAGCGGGGCCTTCTACTGCCGGGAAAATTTGAATTAATGCAAATTTTGATACACAAATCACCAAACGCTGATAATGCCGCTGATTTGAGCAATTAATTAAGACTAAATGTAGAAACACATTCAGAAAGGATATTAACCGAGCGCGAGGCAAGAGGACTAGCTAAATTGGGACATGTTTTAAAGAGTACGACCCAAGAGCCAATGGATTTCAACTGAATTCATGCCATTTCTTCCTCCCCGCTACGAAGAAGGTGCCATAAGCACAGGATTGGCTCTAACGACAGCTACCGTTACTGGGGTGGCATTGCTGGCAACATTAACAGGTGCTCAGTATGGAAATAGAACAATAGTGAGGCAAAATTTATCGAACGGAGCACGTGCAGCCGCAGAGGCAGGCGCATCATCAATTCTTGCGGAGATGAATTCCATGTATCCCTACCTCCTTGTCGTTGAGGATGGTGACTGGGGGAATCCCCCCATCAATTCGAGCTTATGTGATGGCAACTCCACAACTGGAATACCAACAAAGAACGGCAATGTGAGCAGCTCAGGAAGCTTTGAACTTATCGATTATAATTTCATTGGAAATCCAATTTTTGGGGGAACCGCTATAATTCGGGTAAAGGGTTCAGCAACGAATAATAATAGTTTCATTACAGCAACTACAATTGTGGAACAGAAGGTACAAATTGTTCCTAAAAATTGTAAGTCTTCATTGAATAGCCCAAATGTTGATGGCTTCCCGGGCTTATGGGCACAATACATGACAATGGGCAACAATGATGTATACGGGTCAAGCGGAAATATACTTTGCTCACAATGTACAAATAATATACCCAGTGATTGCTCAGTTGATAATGATACATCAATCAGAGATTATTCGGAAAACGACAAACGATGTGTAATAGGTGGAAGCAACAATATGGTCGTCGGCGGAGAGATTTACCTTGGTTCTGCAGATTTCCCACTGGTGCCCAGAGTTCCAGATAATCTTAAAGGGGTGAATGCTGCCAACATTAACAGTAATACGACAATAGTATCAGGCAGCACAAAGAGCAGCGAGCTCCTCAACGGCTCTTGCGTTGTAACAAATGGAACGACCCAATGCAAAGTCAATGAGGTAAATCTCACCGGCAACAGACAATTAATAATCGACACCTCGAATGGAGGTCCTGTGCAAATTTTTGTGGTTGGCGACGGAGTAAGTCTTAAAGGTAGAAGCAAGATTGAGCACATACCGCTTACAGAGAGCGCTGCAAAAGTTGGATTATTTGGCAATCCGATAGATACCAACGACAACAATGATCAGACAGTAGCGTTGAAAGGGAAAACCAAAATAAACAATATCTGGACTTATTTCCCAGATGGAAAAATAGGAATTAGTGGTGGAGGAAATGTTTCTTACAGCTGCGCAAGCGGTGATTGTTCAGGTGGAAATTTCCATGGTGCAGTATGGGCTAAAGAATGGGGATTGTCAGACAGTAATGTTGCAAGGATTACTATCCCAATTAACATGGGCGAAGAACTTGAAGAATATTATCCTGAATTTAGAGTAGGCAATAAGACCTTTGTGGCGGCAGGAACGACAGGATTTAGAACTTTAAATATGAATAGCTTTTAACATTCTGCATCTTACGAAGCAACAGAAACCACCCCAACCATGTTCCTGAGACCAAACCAAAACAAAATTTTTATAAGAAAACATCTCTCTGTAGAAAAATTGGCAACTCTCTCCAATCGATTGTCAACGTTTAGGAGTGACAGCGGACTTTTTACTGTTGACACTATGGTCGGAGCTGTTCTAGTTGGTATT
It contains:
- a CDS encoding Tfp pilus assembly protein FimT/FimU — its product is MPADFVDVDRGGGFTLLECLVAVALLGGLASLSMPSTMALKQRLMLETSLRRVQVGLDRGRIAARRDRQPCALRLGLSGWQAPLQGQLPPCRLATTTLHELGVEELQLRSNLPDAVRFSSRFGA
- a CDS encoding type II secretion system protein translates to MTQVRTNLQKSLLQRLTKLKARNSKSLIQKGFTLIELLIVVIILGVLAAVVFPSLLDAADQAKINAAEAAVKGAGTGCAASLITGDTFTTPTNVTGTCSSTATFTSDTAAFDVDTAAVATVSGTSVTITTNAAISN
- a CDS encoding response regulator transcription factor, which codes for MIVDDDPELLRILVETMENEGYSCVGCDNGQDALMHVRKQTFDLLVLDWTMPDFTGLEICRRLRKTSDITPILMLTARDGIDERVEALDSGVDDYLTKPFNIKELKARVRSALRRVDYDQETQEETSRLQLGNLEINLLERSVKRLEKSIKLSNREFDLLHFLVKNKDQVQSRESILRNVWGDPFDGDPNTLDVYMGYLRKKLDIHGEPQLLLTVRGVGFMATQGASKS
- a CDS encoding HAMP domain-containing sensor histidine kinase, whose product is MALRLPSLKIWIQSTCLLVFFGGYAILFAVSKTALEAESLQHHQHLVSSVRRGLIRQSLTLPIVSPLGFRAELLRDAETSAPSMYTGPKGAVWITSVSPLPSDGSNSFLRVTENASDFNKSHQAVLNMMIFTASASVLVAALLLRLVIWRGLVIPLNDLSREMDCVEADSLGSRLIDLKLHPSEFQHIVHAFNDLQSRLSSSWQRERQFVDGVAHELRTPITVLTSSAERLLEEAPCSTQSSIDLILAESHRLADLLNVMLDFARVDAGRLALSIELIDPELFQIHAFERLQGLSPHRIRLAAPTQTVVPMIHADEQRLHQCLAALVENALRYSSGFVDMALSIHHEYVVFHVIDQGKGIPEKERDNVLQRFVRGTTSIGTRGSGMGLAIVNDLMMLMNGMLVIDNVQAGGGDVQLKFRTSMPLESP
- a CDS encoding PilW family protein, with translation MMCRRRSHCDHGFTLVELMLAVVLGCLICGVALMLLYSETRHGITLAKRTTLKQWQRRSLDLVKGDLEHASSW